A region of the Caloranaerobacter ferrireducens genome:
ATATCAAATAGGAGTATGTTTAGGAACAGCATGCTATGTAAAAGGAGCACAAGCAATAATAGATAAAATTAAAGAAGAATTAAACTTAGAAGTAGGAGGAACAACAAAAGATAGAAAGTTCTCACTACAGGCAACAAGATGTATAGGGGCATGCGGATTAGCACCAGTAATGACAATAAATGAAGATGTATATGGAAGATTAAAAGCAGACGAAGTACCAGCAATATTAAAGAAATATATGGATTAAGTATTAGATACAAAGTAAAATTGAAAATTAAGAATGTAAAATTGGTAGATAGTTGATAGTCAATAGTCGATAGACTGATGACTAACAACTAATAACTAGATAGAATAAAATCTTCATGTAAGAAACGAAAAGCGAGCGACGAATAACCAATAACGAATAATAGTCAGAAAATCTGGAGGTGAAGAAATGAAATCATTAGAGGAATTAAAAAAGATAAAAGAAGAGACATTAAAGAAAGTTGATTTAAGAAAGCAAAGAGAAGGGACAAGGATAGTAGTAGGAATGGCTACTTGCGGGATATCAGCAGGAGCAAGACCAGTATTAATGGCATTATTAGAAGAAGTAAAAAATAGAAATCTAAGCGATGTAACAGTAACACAAACAGGATGTATAGGAGTATGTAGATTAGAACCAATAGTAGAAGTATACAGACCAGGAGAAGAGAAAGTAACATATGTAGAAATGACACCAGAGAAAGCGAAAAGAATAATAGCAGAGCATATAGTAAATGGAAAAGTAGTAACAGAATATACAATAGGAGCATATGAGAAGTAAAGTTTCACGTGAAACAATCAAAGCTGATAATGTAAAGGAGGTAAAGAAATGAACATCTATAGAGCACATGTATTGATATGTGGTGGTACAGGTTGTACATCATCAAGCTCAGATAAGATACAAGAGGAATTTGAATTAAAGATAAAAGAAAAAGGGTTAGATAAAGAAATAAAGGTAGTAAGAACAGGATGTTTTGGATTATGTGAAGCAGGA
Encoded here:
- the nuoE gene encoding NADH-quinone oxidoreductase subunit NuoE, translating into MEFKFNWEENKEKIEELKKVIEENKEKKGALMPVLHEAQRIFGYLPIEVQRMISEGLNIPLAEIYGVATFYSQFSLIPKGKYQIGVCLGTACYVKGAQAIIDKIKEELNLEVGGTTKDRKFSLQATRCIGACGLAPVMTINEDVYGRLKADEVPAILKKYMD
- a CDS encoding (2Fe-2S) ferredoxin domain-containing protein; amino-acid sequence: MKSLEELKKIKEETLKKVDLRKQREGTRIVVGMATCGISAGARPVLMALLEEVKNRNLSDVTVTQTGCIGVCRLEPIVEVYRPGEEKVTYVEMTPEKAKRIIAEHIVNGKVVTEYTIGAYEK